A region from the Melanotaenia boesemani isolate fMelBoe1 chromosome 11, fMelBoe1.pri, whole genome shotgun sequence genome encodes:
- the LOC121649013 gene encoding protein HIRA isoform X1, with product MKLLKPSWVSHNGKPIFSVDIHPDGTKFATGGQGEDSGKVMIWNMAPVLREEDEKNENIPKMLCQMDNHLACVNCVRWSNNGLYLASGGDDKLVMVWKRAALIGPSTVFGSSSKLANVEQWRCVTILRNHTGDVMDVAWSPHDAWLASCSVDNTIVIWNARKFPEMITCLRGHTGLVKGLTWDPVGKYIASQADDHSLKVWRTMDWQMEANITKPFSECGGTTHVLRLSWSPDGQYLVSAHAMNNSGPTAQIVERDGWKTNMDFVGHRKAVTVVKFNPKIFKKKQKNGSSPKPSCPYCCCAVGSKDRSLSVWLTSLKRPLVVIHDLFDKSIMDISWTLTGLGMLVCSMDGTVAYLDFSLDELGDPLNEEEKNSIHQNIYGKSLAITSTEAQLSTTIIENPEMLKYQQERQNSAQASAGAASVGPEASTPKVNSVMNGESLEDIRKNLLKKQVETRTADGRRRITPLCIAQLDTGDFSPALFNSVPILPSGSSMSNQLPPQLNSDSSPGPVSSLGLRPSQDAMLTSPPPNSTNKVLEDNKEGAKPTLLLTSASKIEPMKALDSRFTERSKATPGVMAAISSIAGLTPLDSRPKDSISALKDIKTKEETSSDSEDKMAAINKNLAFGKRKPELLMEGGEVVEKRKKGRPRKDKMTAAVPQPFTQITPPPDREPSRAVAPPAPAVVLKLPTPSTQKAFSLQVSMEPPVFLEVENEVSVVAGSKLSQLRCSRDGRDWNALLPSAVVVAAGSSDILAVACEDRMLSVFSSCGRRLLPAIQLATPISALHCSAHFVMVLTAGAMLSVWDVQRQKALVKNESLLSILSGFDTTVSQSLLTQQGVPVIGLSNGKSYCFSSLLETWTLIADKGDSLVQCADFRSCLPSHDAPVSSGPLAVMQGRNLNAGRLASRLSSTPHHLQQGMTLAFLENQLAATLTLLSAQEYRYWLLIYARFLVNEGSEFRLRELCKELLGPVHKSAATSWEPTTLGLRKRELLREVLPVIGENLRFQRLFTEYQDQLELLRNK from the exons ATGAAGCTGCTGAAGCCGAGCTGGGTGAGCCACAACG GCAAACCCATATTTTCAGTTGACATTCATCCAGACGGCACAAAGTTTGCAACAGGTGGGCAAG GAGAGGACTCTGGGAAGGTGATGATCTGGAACATGGCACCAGTCCTCAGAGAGGAGGACGAGAAGAATGAGAATATTCCCAAAATGCTTTGCCAGATGGACAATCACCTAG CGTGTGTGAACTGTGTGCGCTGGTCCAACAACGGTCTCTATCTGGCGTCTGGAGGAGACGACAagctggtgatggtgtggaagCGCGCCGC GCTGATTGGACCGAGCACCGTGTTCGGGTCGAGCAGCAAGCTGGCCAACGTGGAGCAGTGGAGGTGTGTGACCATCCTGAGGAACCACACCGGAG ATGTGATGGACGTTGCATGGTCTCCTCATGATGCGTGGCTGGCCTCCTGCAGCGTGGACAACACCATCGTCATCTGGAACGCTCGCAAATTCCCAG AGATGATCACCTGCCTGCGAGGCCACACCGGGCTGGTTAAAGGCCTGACGTGGGACCCGGTGGGGAAATACATCGCCTCCCAGGCCGACGACCACAGCCTGAAAGTGTGGAGGACGATGGACTGGCAGATGGAGGCCAACATCACCAAACCCTTCAGCGAG TGCGGCGGGACGACCCACGTCCTGCGTCTGTCCTGGTCTCCGGACGGTCAGTACCTGGTGTCGGCTCACGCCATGAACAACTCTGGTCCCACGGCTCAGATCGTGGAGAGGGACGGCTGGAAGACCAACATGGACTTTGTGGGCCACCGTAAGGCAGTCACTGTGGTG AAATTCAACCCAAAGATCTtcaagaagaagcagaagaacgGCAGCTCTCCGAAGCCCAGCTGTCCGTACTGCTGCTGCGCCGTCGGGAGCAAAGACCGGTCTCTGTCCGTTTGG CTCACCTCCTTGAAGCGCCCTCTGGTGGTCATCCACGACCTGTTCGACAAATCCATCATGGACATTTCCTG gactCTAACAGGTCTGGGGATGTTGGTGTGTTCGATGGACGGCACCGTGGCCTATCTGGACTTTTCTCTGGATGAACTGGGAGATCCACTGAACGAGGAGGAGAAA AACAGCATCCACCAGAACATCTATGGTAAGAGTCTGGCTATAACCAGCACCGAGGCCCAGCTCTCCACCACCATCATTGAGAACCCTGAGATGCTCAAGTACCAGCAGGAGCGGCAGAACTCGGCCCAGGCCAGCGCGGGGGCGGCCAGCGTTGGACCCGAAGCCTCAACCCCCAAAGTCAACAGCGTGATGAACGGAGAGTCTCTGGAGGACATCAGGAAG AACCTTCtgaagaagcaggtggagacgaggaCAGCGGACGGGAGAAGACGGATCACCCCACTTTGCATCGCCCAGCTGGACACGGG GGATTTCTCTCCAGCTCTGTTCAACAGCGTTCCCATCCTGCCTTCTGGCTCCTCCATGTCCAACCAGCTCCCCCCACAACTCAACTCCGACTCCAGCCCGGGACCCGTGTCCTCTCTGGGGCTTCGGCCCAGTCAGGACGCCATGCTCACCTCGCCTCCACCCAACAGCACCAACAAAGTCCTGGAGGACAACAAAGAGGG AGCGAAGCCCACTCTGCTGCTCACTTCTGCCTCCAAGATTGAGCCAATGAAAGCTCTGGACTCCAGGTTCACAGAAAGGTCCAAGGCCACCCCGGGGGTCATGGCTGCCATCTCCTCCATTGCTGGACTCACACCTCTGGACAG CAGGCCAAAGGACAGCATCTCCGCGCTGAAAGACATCAAAACCAAAGAAGAGACGAGCAGCGACAGCGAAGACAAGATGGCCGCCATCAACAAGAACCTGGCATTTGGAAAAAGGAAACCCGAGCTGCtgatggagggaggagaggtggtggagaaaagaaagaagggacGGCCAAGGAAGGACAAGATGACCGCTGCTGTCCCACAACCTTTCACTCAG ataACTCCTCCCCCGGACCGGGAGCCCAGCAGGGCGGTGGCTCCTCCTGCTCCTGCAGTTGTTCTCAAACTGCCGACACCGAGCACGCAGAAGGCCTTCAGTCTGCAG gtgagCATGGAGCCGCCGGTGTTCCTGGAGGTGGAGAACGAGGTGTCCGTGGTTGCAGGTTCCAAGCTCAGCCAGCTGCGATGCTCCAGAGACGGGCGGGACTGGAACGCTCTGCTTCCCAGCGCGGTGGTCGTCGCTGCCGGAAGCAG tgaCATCCTCGCCGTTGCCTGTGAGGACAGGATGTTGTCGGTGTTCTCTTCCTGTGGGCGGCGGCTCCTCCCAGCCATCCAGCTGGCCACGCCAATCTCAGCCCTGCATTGCTCCGCCCACTTCGTCATGGTTCTGACTGCTGGTGCGATGCTGTCTGTCTG GGACGTTCAGAGGCAGAAAGCTCTGGTGAAGAATGAATCCCTGCTCAGCATTTTGTCTG GTTTTGATACCACAGTGTCTCAGtctctgctgactcagcagggAGTTCCAGTCATCGGACTCTCCAACGGGAAGTCGTACTGCTTCAGCTCTTTGTTGGAAACATG GACTCTAATAGCAGATAAAGGAGACTCTCTGGTCCAGTGTGCAGACTTCAGGAGCTGCCTCCCTTCCCATGATGCACCTGTGTCCTCGGGGCCGCTGGCTGTCATGCAGGGTCGTAACCTGAA TGCTGGCCGACTGGCCTCTCGCCTCTCCTCCACCCCTCATCACCTGCAGCAGGGCATGACGCTGGCCTTCCTGGAGAATCAGCTGGCTGCCACCCTGACGCTGCTGTCGGCTCAGGAGTATCGCTACTGGCTGCTCATCTACGCCCGCTTCCTCGTCAATGAAG GCTCAGAGTTTCGTCTCCGGGAGCTCTGTAAGGAACTGCTGGGTCCCGTCCACAAGTCGGCAGCTACGTCCTGGGAGCCGACCACTTTG
- the LOC121649013 gene encoding protein HIRA isoform X2: MKLLKPSWVSHNGKPIFSVDIHPDGTKFATGGQGEDSGKVMIWNMAPVLREEDEKNENIPKMLCQMDNHLACVNCVRWSNNGLYLASGGDDKLVMVWKRAALIGPSTVFGSSSKLANVEQWRCVTILRNHTGDVMDVAWSPHDAWLASCSVDNTIVIWNARKFPEMITCLRGHTGLVKGLTWDPVGKYIASQADDHSLKVWRTMDWQMEANITKPFSECGGTTHVLRLSWSPDGQYLVSAHAMNNSGPTAQIVERDGWKTNMDFVGHRKAVTVVKFNPKIFKKKQKNGSSPKPSCPYCCCAVGSKDRSLSVWLTSLKRPLVVIHDLFDKSIMDISWTLTGLGMLVCSMDGTVAYLDFSLDELGDPLNEEEKNSIHQNIYGKSLAITSTEAQLSTTIIENPEMLKYQQERQNSAQASAGAASVGPEASTPKVNSVMNGESLEDIRKNLLKKQVETRTADGRRRITPLCIAQLDTGDFSPALFNSVPILPSGSSMSNQLPPQLNSDSSPGPVSSLGLRPSQDAMLTSPPPNSTNKVLEDNKEGAKPTLLLTSASKIEPMKALDSRFTERSKATPGVMAAISSIAGLTPLDRPKDSISALKDIKTKEETSSDSEDKMAAINKNLAFGKRKPELLMEGGEVVEKRKKGRPRKDKMTAAVPQPFTQITPPPDREPSRAVAPPAPAVVLKLPTPSTQKAFSLQVSMEPPVFLEVENEVSVVAGSKLSQLRCSRDGRDWNALLPSAVVVAAGSSDILAVACEDRMLSVFSSCGRRLLPAIQLATPISALHCSAHFVMVLTAGAMLSVWDVQRQKALVKNESLLSILSGFDTTVSQSLLTQQGVPVIGLSNGKSYCFSSLLETWTLIADKGDSLVQCADFRSCLPSHDAPVSSGPLAVMQGRNLNAGRLASRLSSTPHHLQQGMTLAFLENQLAATLTLLSAQEYRYWLLIYARFLVNEGSEFRLRELCKELLGPVHKSAATSWEPTTLGLRKRELLREVLPVIGENLRFQRLFTEYQDQLELLRNK; this comes from the exons ATGAAGCTGCTGAAGCCGAGCTGGGTGAGCCACAACG GCAAACCCATATTTTCAGTTGACATTCATCCAGACGGCACAAAGTTTGCAACAGGTGGGCAAG GAGAGGACTCTGGGAAGGTGATGATCTGGAACATGGCACCAGTCCTCAGAGAGGAGGACGAGAAGAATGAGAATATTCCCAAAATGCTTTGCCAGATGGACAATCACCTAG CGTGTGTGAACTGTGTGCGCTGGTCCAACAACGGTCTCTATCTGGCGTCTGGAGGAGACGACAagctggtgatggtgtggaagCGCGCCGC GCTGATTGGACCGAGCACCGTGTTCGGGTCGAGCAGCAAGCTGGCCAACGTGGAGCAGTGGAGGTGTGTGACCATCCTGAGGAACCACACCGGAG ATGTGATGGACGTTGCATGGTCTCCTCATGATGCGTGGCTGGCCTCCTGCAGCGTGGACAACACCATCGTCATCTGGAACGCTCGCAAATTCCCAG AGATGATCACCTGCCTGCGAGGCCACACCGGGCTGGTTAAAGGCCTGACGTGGGACCCGGTGGGGAAATACATCGCCTCCCAGGCCGACGACCACAGCCTGAAAGTGTGGAGGACGATGGACTGGCAGATGGAGGCCAACATCACCAAACCCTTCAGCGAG TGCGGCGGGACGACCCACGTCCTGCGTCTGTCCTGGTCTCCGGACGGTCAGTACCTGGTGTCGGCTCACGCCATGAACAACTCTGGTCCCACGGCTCAGATCGTGGAGAGGGACGGCTGGAAGACCAACATGGACTTTGTGGGCCACCGTAAGGCAGTCACTGTGGTG AAATTCAACCCAAAGATCTtcaagaagaagcagaagaacgGCAGCTCTCCGAAGCCCAGCTGTCCGTACTGCTGCTGCGCCGTCGGGAGCAAAGACCGGTCTCTGTCCGTTTGG CTCACCTCCTTGAAGCGCCCTCTGGTGGTCATCCACGACCTGTTCGACAAATCCATCATGGACATTTCCTG gactCTAACAGGTCTGGGGATGTTGGTGTGTTCGATGGACGGCACCGTGGCCTATCTGGACTTTTCTCTGGATGAACTGGGAGATCCACTGAACGAGGAGGAGAAA AACAGCATCCACCAGAACATCTATGGTAAGAGTCTGGCTATAACCAGCACCGAGGCCCAGCTCTCCACCACCATCATTGAGAACCCTGAGATGCTCAAGTACCAGCAGGAGCGGCAGAACTCGGCCCAGGCCAGCGCGGGGGCGGCCAGCGTTGGACCCGAAGCCTCAACCCCCAAAGTCAACAGCGTGATGAACGGAGAGTCTCTGGAGGACATCAGGAAG AACCTTCtgaagaagcaggtggagacgaggaCAGCGGACGGGAGAAGACGGATCACCCCACTTTGCATCGCCCAGCTGGACACGGG GGATTTCTCTCCAGCTCTGTTCAACAGCGTTCCCATCCTGCCTTCTGGCTCCTCCATGTCCAACCAGCTCCCCCCACAACTCAACTCCGACTCCAGCCCGGGACCCGTGTCCTCTCTGGGGCTTCGGCCCAGTCAGGACGCCATGCTCACCTCGCCTCCACCCAACAGCACCAACAAAGTCCTGGAGGACAACAAAGAGGG AGCGAAGCCCACTCTGCTGCTCACTTCTGCCTCCAAGATTGAGCCAATGAAAGCTCTGGACTCCAGGTTCACAGAAAGGTCCAAGGCCACCCCGGGGGTCATGGCTGCCATCTCCTCCATTGCTGGACTCACACCTCTGGACAG GCCAAAGGACAGCATCTCCGCGCTGAAAGACATCAAAACCAAAGAAGAGACGAGCAGCGACAGCGAAGACAAGATGGCCGCCATCAACAAGAACCTGGCATTTGGAAAAAGGAAACCCGAGCTGCtgatggagggaggagaggtggtggagaaaagaaagaagggacGGCCAAGGAAGGACAAGATGACCGCTGCTGTCCCACAACCTTTCACTCAG ataACTCCTCCCCCGGACCGGGAGCCCAGCAGGGCGGTGGCTCCTCCTGCTCCTGCAGTTGTTCTCAAACTGCCGACACCGAGCACGCAGAAGGCCTTCAGTCTGCAG gtgagCATGGAGCCGCCGGTGTTCCTGGAGGTGGAGAACGAGGTGTCCGTGGTTGCAGGTTCCAAGCTCAGCCAGCTGCGATGCTCCAGAGACGGGCGGGACTGGAACGCTCTGCTTCCCAGCGCGGTGGTCGTCGCTGCCGGAAGCAG tgaCATCCTCGCCGTTGCCTGTGAGGACAGGATGTTGTCGGTGTTCTCTTCCTGTGGGCGGCGGCTCCTCCCAGCCATCCAGCTGGCCACGCCAATCTCAGCCCTGCATTGCTCCGCCCACTTCGTCATGGTTCTGACTGCTGGTGCGATGCTGTCTGTCTG GGACGTTCAGAGGCAGAAAGCTCTGGTGAAGAATGAATCCCTGCTCAGCATTTTGTCTG GTTTTGATACCACAGTGTCTCAGtctctgctgactcagcagggAGTTCCAGTCATCGGACTCTCCAACGGGAAGTCGTACTGCTTCAGCTCTTTGTTGGAAACATG GACTCTAATAGCAGATAAAGGAGACTCTCTGGTCCAGTGTGCAGACTTCAGGAGCTGCCTCCCTTCCCATGATGCACCTGTGTCCTCGGGGCCGCTGGCTGTCATGCAGGGTCGTAACCTGAA TGCTGGCCGACTGGCCTCTCGCCTCTCCTCCACCCCTCATCACCTGCAGCAGGGCATGACGCTGGCCTTCCTGGAGAATCAGCTGGCTGCCACCCTGACGCTGCTGTCGGCTCAGGAGTATCGCTACTGGCTGCTCATCTACGCCCGCTTCCTCGTCAATGAAG GCTCAGAGTTTCGTCTCCGGGAGCTCTGTAAGGAACTGCTGGGTCCCGTCCACAAGTCGGCAGCTACGTCCTGGGAGCCGACCACTTTG